From the Methanobacterium sp. BAmetb5 genome, the window CACTGCCTCCCGGAATTGTGGGAACTACACCTTCCGTATTTACATTAAATAAGTTAATTCTACTCTGTCCCTAAAGAAAGGTTTTATTAGCTATTAATTTTAAAGAAAAACATTACACAATAATTAGGCTCACCCTTTTTTATGTTACCGGAGGAACTAGATGACCCCTTCTACAGAGAACAAATCATTTACCACTAGCTTGGCCAGTTTCATATCCACAGTAAGCAACCCTCCCCTGGTAGCCATCCCCGTTTTTCTGGTTATCAATTACACTCTACTTTACAATGGGAACTGGGCATGGTTTTCATTCCTTAGCATATTCTTCGTGAGTATTTTACCCATAATTACTAGTTCACTGTGGATACTGAGAAACAATCTGGAAGTGGACATGCCTCGCCGAGAAGACAGGATCTATCCCCTGTTACTGGTTATTCTGTCCTACGTGGTGGGGGTAATTGTACTCTTCGCTGCCGGCGCTCCACCACTTACCTCAGCATTAATGGTCTGCTACTTAAACAACACCCTCATCGTGCTCCTGTTCAGTTTGTTCTGGAAGATCAGCATACACGCCATGGGTATTGCTGGTCCAGCCACCGCACTTATCTACCTTTTCGGCTGGCCCGGGCTGGCATTCAGTTTAGTGGTGCCCCTGGTAGTGTGGAGCAGACTGCACCTTAAAAGACACACCCCAGCCCAGCTAATTACCGGGACAACCTTGGGTTATTTGTTAACCGCATTGCAGCTTTACTTGTTACTGGGATTTTAATACCCAAAATTATTCAGCCATTCAAGCATAAGTTATCATGGGTCTAAGAATTAGTCTAAGAATTCTAAGAATTAAGTCTAAAAATTAACATCATCCCAATAGTTACCAGACCTAAATTTAAACAGACCTAAATTCTAAAATTACACCGGAGGGATCTCCCCTGGAATGCGAGTACTTTGAAAGATTGAAGACCCACCAGTTTGGTGAATTAGTGGCTGAAACTGAACACTGGCTTATCATCCTGGCCCCGGATCAGAGGAATCTGGGAACCTGTGTCGTGGCCCTTAAAAGGGATGAAAAAGAGCTCTCCGGGTTAAAAGATGAAGAATGGGCTGACCTTGCCCTGGTGGTTAAAAAACTCGAATCAGCAATTCGAAAAGCTTTTAACGCCACCATGTTCAACTGGGGATGTTTGATGAACTCCTCCTACCTAGAAGACCCAGCCTGCCCCCATTTGCACTGGCATTTCATTCCCCGTTACAAGAATCAGGTGGAATTCAATGGAAAAACATTTTATGACCCTTGTTTTGGTAAAAGTACCATGTATAATCGAAACCCTGCAGTTCAACTATCAATTCAGTTTAAAAATGAAATAAAAAATCGTATATTGAAGTATCTAAAGTTATAATCCAGTGCAGACATTAAATCTACCTGAAAGTGGCTGCCAGCAGGATTTGTAAAATGTGCAGACCCATCAGGTAAGAACCATCATGCAAATGGACACTGTTTTTAACCTTTTCTTAATAATCAGTCCACTGGACATCAAAACTTTAAATAGGAAAAAATCCAATGAAGAATATACCCTACCGTGAGTTTTATGGTGTGGTGAAAACTGTTATTTTGTAGGCCCTGATAGTGTAGTGGATATCACTTAGGATTGCGGATCCTATAACCCGGGTTCAAGTCCCGGTCAGGGCATATACCCTTCCCTTCTAATTTTTGGATAAACCTAAAATAATACACTTAAATACAATTAAGGTAACTGTTAGTTATCCATGCCCTTATTAATTAGCATATCCTTACTAAAAAATAGTAAAACTTGTTATCAATACTTTATCACTAAAATTATCAATCCCTATCACTAAATTTTTTTGCCAATAAAAAAAAATGGTTGAATGGTTTTTTTAGACAATACCATCCTAAGGGATTACCGGGCAAGGTATTCTTCATTTCGACTCTTATTCAGAACAATACTCTTCTTCCATTCATCCCTGGTTTTCGGGAAATCAGCACGGTAATGGGCTCCCCGACTTTCTTCACGGATAATGGCAGATTTGGTTACTAATTCTGCAATTAAGACCATGTTTTCCAGTTCCAGAGCATCTAAAAGGTGCTGGTTGTAGCCATGTACCTCTGGTAACTTCATTCGGGCCATTTTATCCCTAATAACATGAATATCATTTAAAGCAGATTTAAGGCTTTCTTCCCGGCGAATTATGGCCACATTGTTCCACATGACTTCCTGCAGTTCTTTTTTAAGCTGGAAGGGATAGTAATCCCCTTCCCGGAATAGTTTTTTGATTCTTCCTTCTTCCTCTTCTAAAAAAGCAGGGTTTAATTTGAACTTGGATTTGGCCACATTTTCAGCGGCATATTCGCCGGCCCGCCTTCCGAAAACCTGTGTTTCGGCCAGAGCATTTCCTCCAAGGCGGTTGGCACCGTGAACTCCTCCGGCAGCTTCTCCTGCTGCGTAGAGGTTGGGTACGTTGGTTTCACATTGTGGGTTTATCCTGGTTCCTCCCATGAAGTGGTGAGCAGTGGGGGCCACTTCCATTGGCTCTTCCCGGATGTCCACTCCCACAT encodes:
- a CDS encoding PAP2 family protein yields the protein MTPSTENKSFTTSLASFISTVSNPPLVAIPVFLVINYTLLYNGNWAWFSFLSIFFVSILPIITSSLWILRNNLEVDMPRREDRIYPLLLVILSYVVGVIVLFAAGAPPLTSALMVCYLNNTLIVLLFSLFWKISIHAMGIAGPATALIYLFGWPGLAFSLVVPLVVWSRLHLKRHTPAQLITGTTLGYLLTALQLYLLLGF
- a CDS encoding HIT family protein, giving the protein MAETEHWLIILAPDQRNLGTCVVALKRDEKELSGLKDEEWADLALVVKKLESAIRKAFNATMFNWGCLMNSSYLEDPACPHLHWHFIPRYKNQVEFNGKTFYDPCFGKSTMYNRNPAVQLSIQFKNEIKNRILKYLKL